Genomic DNA from Methanofollis sp. W23:
CCAGTACGCCACTGCGGCGTACACCGACAACATCCTCGATGAGTACACCTACTATGGGATGGACTACATCAAGGACAAGTACAAGGTGGACTGGCAGAACCCGAACCCGGCCGACAAGGTCACGGCCACCCAGGACGTCGTCAACGACATCGCCTCGGAGGTCACCCTCAACGCGATGGAGCAGTACGAGCAGTTCCCAACCCTGATGGAAGACCACTTCGGCGGTTCCCAGCGTGCAGGCGTCATCGCTGCAGCTTCCGGCCTCTCATCCGCAATCGCAACAGGGAACTCGAACGCAGGTCTTAACGGCTGGTACCTCTCCATGCTCCTGCACAAGGAAGGCTGGAGCCGTCTCGGCTTCTTCGGCTACGACCTGCAGGACCAGTGCGGTTCATCCAACTCCCTCTCGGTCAGGCCTGACGAGGGTGCGATCGGTGAATTCCGCGGTCCGAACTACCCGAACTACGCGATGAACGTCGGCCACCAGGGCGAGTACGCCGCCATCGTCGGCAGCGCCCACTACAGCCGCGGCGACGCCTGGTCCATGAACCCGCTGATCAAGATCACCTTTGCCGACCCGTCCCTCCAGTTCGACTTCGCCGAACCGAGGCGTGAGTTTGCGAAGGGTGCGATCCGCGAGTTTGAACCTGCAGGCGAGCGCTCGCTCATCATCCCGGCCAGGTAAGGAAATCAATCAACACAATTTTTTTTGCACTACTTCAAATGGGCATGCGAAAATCCCAGAATTATGCCCAAATTAGTATTTTAAAGGATATAAGGAGAGAATTCCCAGTCGTTTCCGAAACATTTAATTGAATAATAAACGACTGTTAAATGAACCACAAAGAGTTTGTACTCCATCTGTGTGGTAACGCGAACAGAAACTCTCGTGCATCGATCTTGTGTGCGCTGGGAGGGAGACGAATGGAAAGCGTATTATTTGGCATTGGAGTAACAGCATTGGCAGGTGCTCTCGCTACAATTGCAGGCGCTGCTGAGGATACTGAATCAAACATAGGGTCACAGGGTGACCCGAACTCTCAGGTCCAGTTGGCTCCACAGATGGGCTATATTCACCGGATTTACAACAAGGCTGTGTCCGGTGAACCGCCCGCATATGGTCTGTGGGTCACCATCAGCGCAGGTGTAGCCTGGGCATTCATGGTCGCCGGGATGAACCCGGTACTTGCCCTTGTTATCGCTTCTGCACTCGCAATCTTTGTGCAGGGTGTGTATGCAACGACTGCCTACCTTGGAAGGACGGCCAGTCTTGCGAAGTTTGAACAACCGGTATACATCGATGTGATCAAGTCGGTGACCACCGTGACGATGGCACACGCCTTTGTCGCCGTGTTCCCGGCAGTGGCGATGTGTTACCTTCTCGTCGCGGCACTCAACCACCCGTTCCCACTTGCTCTTCTGGGAATCGTCTGGGGTATCGCTCTCGGTGCCGCCGGCTCTGCGACCGGCAACCCGTTCTATGGTAAGGAACGTCAGTACCAGTCCCAGAAGTTCGGCGCCGGGGTGCCGATCTCTGCGTCCGGCAACATTGTCAGGTACGCCGAGGCCGGTCAGCGCAGCTCCCTTGACAACGGCTGGTTCACCGCAAAGCTCGCCGGTCCGGCATCAGGTCTCTGTTTCGGACTGATCGTGTTCTTTGAACTCTGGAGGACGGTGCTCTTCGAGAGCGTCGCTGCAGGGTGGGGCGCCATCATCGCCGGTGTCGTAATTATCCTGATCTTCATGATCATCGACCGGTACATCGAGGTCTGGGCACGGAAGAACTACGGTCCATACCAGCCTGAAACCACCGAGGAGGTGTCCGCGTGACCGCAATTGAAGCGAGCTCAAGTGGAGGCGAAGGGATCAACCCTGTCGCGTCAGTCATTGGTATCATTCTTATTCTTATCGCAATCGCAATTACCTACTCCGTGGCCCCGCCTGCCGCCCTGGCGGCACTTATCGGCGTCATCGTCGGTGGACTTCTCATCGGCTTTGGCGTTCACTTCGTGCCAGTCGGTGGTGCTCCGGCTGCGATGGGGCAATCTCCAGGTATTGCGACCGGTGTGGCGATGCTCGCCGCCGGTGCCGGTCTCGCCGGTCTCTTCGGCGGGGCGTGGGCTGCGGCCAATCCTGAGTTCGGTTTTGCAATCGTCATTGCGTCCGGCGCCATCGGCGGCGGTCTGCTGATGGCGATCACCTGTCTGATGGTCAACATCGTCTACATCTTCGGCATGGGTATCCCGGCGGCGTCCGGTAAGGTCGCCAAAGATCCGATCACCGGCGACACCCAGGAGGCATACAAGTCTCAGGGTACCGAGGGTCACGGTCTGCCGTTCATCTCCTATGTCGGCGGTGTCATCGGCGGGCTTCTCGGCGGTGCTGGGGGTACGCTCATCTACTACGAGCTCCTCAAGCTCTACTCTGCGTTGCTGCCCGACATTCTCACTGCTGATGTCGCTCAGATTATGCCGATCGCGGTCTCGCTCGCCGGGATCTTCGCCATCGGTATGTTCCTGGTGAACGCCGTGCTCGCCGCGTACAACATCACAGGTACCATCGAAGGCCCTCACGACCCGAAGTTCAAGCGCTTCCCGCGTGCCATCATCGGGTGTGCTACCGCTTCGGCCGTCTGCGGGCTCTTTGCAATTCTGATTGTGGTGGTGTGAAAAGATGACTGTACAAGTTACTGCATCCGAAGGCGGCATCCCGCACAACACGATCATGGCAGTCGGCCTGGTCGGCTCTCTGGTCTGTCTGTACCTGACCTATGCCAACCAATTCCTGAACGCCGAATATGCCGCGTTCTTTGGCGGGCTGGCCGCAGTGTTCGCTCTCCTCTGGGGGACCGACACGATCAAGCACCTCTGCAGTTATGGTATCGGTACCGGTGTCCCGTCGGCGGGTATGATCGCCTTCGGTACCGGTGTCATCGCCATGCTGCTTGCAACCAAAGTAGAGGCTGCGATGCCCTACTCCGCCCCGATCGCCGCCGTCGTCTTCGGCGCCATCGTCGGTGCGGTGGCAGGCTGGATCGCAAACAGTGTCCTGAAAATGAACATCCCGGTCATGGTCCGCTCGATCACCGAGATGGCCATCATCGGTGCGATCGTCCTTATGGGCTTCACCGCAGTCATGGCAGGCGGCTTCAGCTTCGACGCTCTTGCTGCACGGGAGATCGCCATCCTTGGACCTCTCTCCATGACGTCCTACGCAGGCTCACTCCTTGGGGGCTGTCTGCTTGCGGTCTCATTCATGCTCGGCAGCATTGCGCTGCAGCACCCGTTCAACGCGTGCCTTGGCCCAGGTGAACAGCAGGACAGAACCCTGATGCTCGCTGCAGAGTGTGGATTCCTCTCGATGATCGTCGTCGCAGTGATCTCGTTCGCATTCGTCGCCTTCGCCGCGGCCATGCTCTCGTTGATCGTCGCCATTGTCGGGTTTGTCTACACCTACATCCGCTTCATCGAGCTCTCCAAGCGCGACGCCTTCGCGTGGCTCGACGCAAAGCCGATTCTTGAACCAGAGGGTGAGGACTAATGGGATACGTGCAGGTATTGCCCGAATTCGGGCTTGTCGCCGACCCAGTAGTCGGCCTGGTCACCACCGCAGGCGTCTCATACCAGCCGGTCATCGACAAGGTCGAGGAACTTGAGATGTATACCGACGACCTCGTCGGAATGCTCTCTGGTGAAGGTTCCTTTGTTGCTTCCTTCCCTGGCAGGGAGAAGTCACTGGCCATTGCCGGCGGTGTCACCGCCCTGTGGTATGGTATCGCAGTCGGACTGCTCATCGCAGGGGTCATTGCCCTTGCACTGATGTGAGGTGAAGAGATTATGGCAGACAAGACATCACCAGCGAGTGGATGGCCCCTGATCAAGGGTGACTTCCACTCTGGCGACGCAAACTCGTGTGTCGCCGTTGTCACCATGGGTTCTCACCTCGACGAGCAGGGGATCTGTGATGCAGGCGCCGCACTCTGCGGTTCATGCAAGACAGAGAACCTCGGCCTGGAGAAGGTTATTGCAAACGTCATTGCAAACCCGAACATCAGGTTCGTCCTCCTCTGTGGTACCGAAGTCAAGGGCCACCTCTCTGGCCAGACCCTCAGCGCACTCCACGAAGGAGGAGTCGAGGGCGGCAAAGTCGTGGGCTCGAAGGGTGCCATCCCGTTCATCGAGAACCTTGATGACGCAGCGATCAAGCGCTTCCAGGAGCAGGTCGAGATCGTCAACATCATGGAGTCCGAGGACTTCGGCGAGATCAAGGCAAAGATCTCTGAACTCGCCGGAAAGGATCCGGGTGCGTTCGGCGAAGCGCCAATCGTCGTCGAGGTCAAGGAAGAAGAAGGAGGGGGCGGAGAGGAAGTCGGCGAGGCAGTAGAACTCAACGGCGACCTTGCGCTCATCCACGCCAGGTTCAAGACCATCGAGAAGATGGTGACCGACATCGGATACCGGGACAGGTTTGCCGCCGGTGTCTACTCAGGCAAGATCGAAGGACTGATGATCGGCCTGATCGTGTCGTTTACCATCCTCGGATTCCTCCTGCTGGGGTGATTTGAAATGGCGGAAGAAGAGAAAAAGTCAACTGGCGCGATCAGGATGGCCGCGATCGACAGTATCGTCGCAGACATCCAGTACAAGTCGCAGATTATCGCCAGGACAAATAAGATCGATTCAGGCATCATGGACTCCGGGATCCCCGCCTTTACTGTCGGGTTGCTCATCTCGTTGATCCTTGTCGTGGTGCCTGTCATGGTACTAATGTGAGGTGGGTAAGACATGGCAGACAAGACATCACCAGCGAGTGGATGGCCCCTGATCAAGGGTGACTTCCACTCTGGCGACGCAAATTCGTGTGTCGCCGTCGTCACCATGGGTTCTCACCTCGACGAGCAGGGGATCTGTGACGCAGGCGCCGCACTCTGCGGTTCATGCAAGACAGAGAACCTCGGCCTGGAGAAGGTTATTGCAAACGTCATTGCAAACCCGAACATCAGGTTTGTCCTCCTCTGTGGTACCGAAGTCAAGGGCCACCTCTCTGGCCAGACCCTCAGGGCCCTCCACGAAGGCGGGGTCGAGGGCGGCAAAGTCGTAGGCTCGAAGGGTGCCATCCCGTTCATCGAGAACCTCGATGACGCAGCGATCAAACGCTTCCAGGAGCAGGTCGAGATCGTCGACATCATGGAGTCCGAAGACTTCGGCGAGATCAAGGCAAAGATCTCTGAACTCGCCGGAAAGGACCCGGGTGCGTTCGGCGAAGCGCCAATTATCGTCGAGGTCAAGGAAGCCGAGGGCGGTGCGGAAGGCGGAGCAGTCGCCGGCGCAAGCCCGCAGTTCCTCGAGATCGAGGAGAGACTCGACGAGATCGAAACGAAGATTGAGTTCGTAAACGCCGAGGTCACCCAGCGTGTCGGTCGCAAGATCGGCCGTGACATCGGTATTCTCTACGGATTAGTAGCAGGACTGATCGTCTTCATGATGCTGATATTCCTGCTCCCCAAGTTGATGTAAGGAGGCAAGATCAGAATGTTCAAATTCGAGAAAGAACAGGCCGTTTTCGACTTTAACGGCATCAAGATCGGTGGCCAGCCGGGCGAGTACCCAAGGGTGCTCGGCGCATCCATCTTCTACAACAAGCACGAGACCGTGCTTGACGACCACACGGGAAAGATCGACAAGGCAAAGGCCGAGGCGCTCTGGAACCGTACGCAGGAGCTCTACGACCAGACTGGCAACCCATTCTTCTGCCAGATCATCGCCGAGTACGGCGAGGCGTTCGAGAGTTACATCGACTGGTTCTGCTCCATCGACGATAAGACGCCGTTCCTGATGGACTCATCAGCCCCAGAAGCGCTCGCTCACGCCTGTGAGTACGTCACTGAGGCCGGTATCGCAGACCGTGCGATCTACAACTCGATCAACGGTTCCATCGTCCCCGAGAACATCGAGGCCCTGAAGAAGTCCGACGTCAACTCAGCCATCGTCCTCGCCTTCAACCCTGGCGACCCATCAGTCGCAGGGCGTGAGAAGGTGCTGGCCGAGGGCGGTGTCG
This window encodes:
- the mtrE gene encoding tetrahydromethanopterin S-methyltransferase subunit E, whose product is MESVLFGIGVTALAGALATIAGAAEDTESNIGSQGDPNSQVQLAPQMGYIHRIYNKAVSGEPPAYGLWVTISAGVAWAFMVAGMNPVLALVIASALAIFVQGVYATTAYLGRTASLAKFEQPVYIDVIKSVTTVTMAHAFVAVFPAVAMCYLLVAALNHPFPLALLGIVWGIALGAAGSATGNPFYGKERQYQSQKFGAGVPISASGNIVRYAEAGQRSSLDNGWFTAKLAGPASGLCFGLIVFFELWRTVLFESVAAGWGAIIAGVVIILIFMIIDRYIEVWARKNYGPYQPETTEEVSA
- the mtrD gene encoding tetrahydromethanopterin S-methyltransferase subunit D — translated: MTAIEASSSGGEGINPVASVIGIILILIAIAITYSVAPPAALAALIGVIVGGLLIGFGVHFVPVGGAPAAMGQSPGIATGVAMLAAGAGLAGLFGGAWAAANPEFGFAIVIASGAIGGGLLMAITCLMVNIVYIFGMGIPAASGKVAKDPITGDTQEAYKSQGTEGHGLPFISYVGGVIGGLLGGAGGTLIYYELLKLYSALLPDILTADVAQIMPIAVSLAGIFAIGMFLVNAVLAAYNITGTIEGPHDPKFKRFPRAIIGCATASAVCGLFAILIVVV
- the mtrC gene encoding tetrahydromethanopterin S-methyltransferase subunit C, which translates into the protein MTVQVTASEGGIPHNTIMAVGLVGSLVCLYLTYANQFLNAEYAAFFGGLAAVFALLWGTDTIKHLCSYGIGTGVPSAGMIAFGTGVIAMLLATKVEAAMPYSAPIAAVVFGAIVGAVAGWIANSVLKMNIPVMVRSITEMAIIGAIVLMGFTAVMAGGFSFDALAAREIAILGPLSMTSYAGSLLGGCLLAVSFMLGSIALQHPFNACLGPGEQQDRTLMLAAECGFLSMIVVAVISFAFVAFAAAMLSLIVAIVGFVYTYIRFIELSKRDAFAWLDAKPILEPEGED
- the mtrB gene encoding tetrahydromethanopterin S-methyltransferase subunit B, whose product is MGYVQVLPEFGLVADPVVGLVTTAGVSYQPVIDKVEELEMYTDDLVGMLSGEGSFVASFPGREKSLAIAGGVTALWYGIAVGLLIAGVIALALM
- the mtrA gene encoding tetrahydromethanopterin S-methyltransferase subunit A, encoding MADKTSPASGWPLIKGDFHSGDANSCVAVVTMGSHLDEQGICDAGAALCGSCKTENLGLEKVIANVIANPNIRFVLLCGTEVKGHLSGQTLSALHEGGVEGGKVVGSKGAIPFIENLDDAAIKRFQEQVEIVNIMESEDFGEIKAKISELAGKDPGAFGEAPIVVEVKEEEGGGGEEVGEAVELNGDLALIHARFKTIEKMVTDIGYRDRFAAGVYSGKIEGLMIGLIVSFTILGFLLLG
- a CDS encoding tetrahydromethanopterin S-methyltransferase subunit F, which encodes MAEEEKKSTGAIRMAAIDSIVADIQYKSQIIARTNKIDSGIMDSGIPAFTVGLLISLILVVVPVMVLM
- the mtrA gene encoding tetrahydromethanopterin S-methyltransferase subunit A codes for the protein MADKTSPASGWPLIKGDFHSGDANSCVAVVTMGSHLDEQGICDAGAALCGSCKTENLGLEKVIANVIANPNIRFVLLCGTEVKGHLSGQTLRALHEGGVEGGKVVGSKGAIPFIENLDDAAIKRFQEQVEIVDIMESEDFGEIKAKISELAGKDPGAFGEAPIIVEVKEAEGGAEGGAVAGASPQFLEIEERLDEIETKIEFVNAEVTQRVGRKIGRDIGILYGLVAGLIVFMMLIFLLPKLM
- the mtrH gene encoding tetrahydromethanopterin S-methyltransferase subunit H, which produces MFKFEKEQAVFDFNGIKIGGQPGEYPRVLGASIFYNKHETVLDDHTGKIDKAKAEALWNRTQELYDQTGNPFFCQIIAEYGEAFESYIDWFCSIDDKTPFLMDSSAPEALAHACEYVTEAGIADRAIYNSINGSIVPENIEALKKSDVNSAIVLAFNPGDPSVAGREKVLAEGGVAGQEKSMLAIAEECGVTRPILDTAATPLGMGSGGSFREILACKAIHGLPTGGAYHNMTVSWTWLKRWRKSVLAGQYEGNDVLLEQMSHHHFGGMEGIRQTAWASPDIGCNIMAMTLGADLIMFGPIENMEGMATAAAFSDVVLAEALKELGGEVQAEKHPITLLV